The Candidatus Zixiibacteriota bacterium DNA segment GGACTTTGACCAGAACCAGAGCGGTTGGCAGAATTTCTGCGGACCTACAGCCGCGGCGGACTGCCTTTGGTGGTTCCATCTTCTACACCCGGAATGGAACCTGGTACCGGCCGGTGTGACGGCACCGGACTTTGTGGAGCAACTGGCCGAACTGATGAGCACCAATGTCGCTCCATCGTCGGGCACTCATGTCGACAGTATGCAAAGCGGTATACGAAAGTGGCTATACCTGCAAAACTGTCACGGTGAACTGGCCGAAAGCACCTACTACATGCCGACCTACGAGTTCTGTCGTGATGAGTTGATGGACTGTCATGATGTGATTCTGCTGCTCGGGTTCTGGGAGGTGCAACAGATCATTCCGGATATGCCGCAGCAAGGCTGTTTTGAAATACACTGGGAACGTATCGGCGGTCATTTCACCACCATGGCCGGGGTCGACGAGATCGGTTACATGGCCGGATTATCCGATCCCGACAAAGACGCCGCCGAGACCTCCCTGATTTTTCCGCCCAGTCGCGTTCTTGGACCCAATCACAATCATCCGACCGGACACAACGACGGCATCAGTGTGTCGCACGACGTTTACGACGTGTCCACCCTTGGTATCAGTCCCGGTGGTCTCTGGGAGATGCCGGATTACTATTACATAACCAAAGGCACATCGATTGACAAATACGGCCCAGGGACCAATCCCAATCCGCAGGCGAAAAGCCGGCAGGTGACCATCTGGTGCGACGATCTGCCGCCATGGGTCTATCCCACCGCCAAGGTTACCGAAGTGGAAGCGGCGGTAGTTGTATATCCGCGTCCTCCGGTGCGCGATACGGTCACTTGTGAACCACAGAGTGGTCCCGACTCGACGCATCCATCCACCTATTTCTATGACGTAACACCGGGTGAGTTTGGGCGCTGTGACTTTCACGTGAGAGTGTACGACAGCATCGAATCAAACTACAGCAATTGGGTGCAACCGAACGGATGGCAACATGCCTTGCACAAAGTAGGTTCGGCGTGGTGGGTGTCGTGGTACAACCCGCCGTGTGACAATGCCATCTTCAGCAAGTTCCGCTTCCAGTTCGACAACGACAATGAAGCTGTCTGGGGAGACTGGACCACCACCATCGACGGCAGCATTGATCCTTACGCTCAGTTGATCGACTCCGCAGGCAATCACAGCAGCGAATCGAACGGATATGGCTACCGTGTTCATGTGCCGAAGATGACTCCACTTGTGGACAGTGCGATCTCGCTCGATACCGTTATTGGCTCTTACGACGGTGATCTTGTTGCAGGCGAAGACCTCAAGTTCGTCATGCGGCTTACATACAACCCCGGCAGCAACCTAAACGGTATCAATAATGGCTTCAGAGTCTACTCGCCGGACGGCGCTACCTGGCAGCCGATTGTCGGCGACACCATTAACCTGGGATGGTCAGGCATATTCGACCTCGGACCCTTCATCAACTACAATAGCGCCAACGGATCGGGCGCCGACACGGTAGGTTTCAATGCCGCTGCTATCCTGCAGGGCATGACGGCACCTTTCGATAATCAGGTTTGGTGGATCCAGACAAAAGTATCGGACGCCGACAGCGGCAAACATTTGTGCGTGGATTCCTCCTTCTACAATCCGGGTGGGAACTGGGTGTGGGCCGTTCAGAGTGGGACTTTTATCTTCCCCAGTTGGGACGGACCGCACTGTTTCCAGATCACCGGATCGCAGACGCAGCCCGATGGTGGCGATCTGGCTTACTGCGGTTACGTCGGCGGATCATCCGGCGACCTCGGTCATGCCGTGGCTGTGGACGCCGAGGGATGCGCGTATATCACAGGCGGAACCCTCTCATCCTCATCGCAGGGTTTCCCGGTGAAGGTCGGTCCCGATCCGACCTACAACTATTACGGTGATGTCTTTGTGGCCAAGGTCAGCCCCGAGGGAGACTCGTTGATCTACTGCGGTTACATTGGAGGTGAATGGAGCGATGCCGGCTGCGGAATCGCCGTCGATGCCGAAGGCTGTGCCTACGTCACCGGTTACACCGAATCTCAGTATGGTTTTCCGACTATCGTGGGTCCGGACTACGGTCTGTCCGGAACACGCGATGCCTTTGCCGCCAAGTTGAATGCATCCGGCACCAGTCTGGTGTACTGCGGATATATCGGTGGCTGGGGTGAGGGACTGGGCGAGGTCGGGTACGACGAGGGGAGGGCTATCGCCGTTGATGTCGAAGGATGCGCCTACATCTCCGGATTCACCAACTCTGATCAGAACTATTGGTCGCAACTCGCGGTCGGACCGGACCTCACCTATAACGGTGGCGAGTACGACGCTTTCGTAACGAAGGTAGCCGCCGACGGCAGCGGCTTGATCTTCTGTGGCTATGTCGGAGGGTCCGGCGACGATTACGGATATGGCATAGCCGTGGATGACGGTCAGTATCCATACGTTACCGGATACACCAATTCAACAGAGTCTACATTCCCCACTCATATCGGCCCTGACCTCACGCACAACGGCACCAACGACGCATTTGTGACCAAAGTCGATTACATGGGAACGGGGTTCGTTTACAGCGGGTTTATCGGTGGCTCCAACCAGGACTATGGACACGGAATCACTGTCGATCTACAGGGAGCCGCCTATGTGGCCGGTGATGCATTCTCAACCGAGGTGTCCTTCCCGGTGGAAGTCGGTCCCGACCTGACACAAAACGGCAGCAACGATGCTTTCATCGCCAAAGTGATGGTCAACGGAACCGGATTGACCTATTGCGGGTACATCGGTGGCGAGGATTTCGAGAGCGGCTACGGTGTCGCCATCGACGCCACCGGCAATGCCTATGTAACGGGCAAGACATGGTCTACCCAGGCATCGTTCCCGGTGATCCAGGGACCCGATCTTACCTTCAATGGCGCATCCGATGGCTACGTGGCCAAAGTGAACGCCGCCGGCACGGCCTTGGATTACTGTGGCTATATCGGAGGTGCAGCCGACGAGCAGGGTAATGGCGTCGCGGTCGACCAGATCGGGAATGCTTACATCGCAGGATCGATTAACTCAGACGAAGCATCCTTCCCGGTTGAGATCGGCCCTGACCTGACTCACAACGGAGGTGGCAGTGATGCCTTTGTGGCCAAGGTTTCGGTGTCGGTGTCTTGCTGCATGCCACCGCTTCGGGGAAACATCGACTACGATCCGGGTGATCTGATTGACATCTCAGATTTGGTCTACCTGGTCGACTACATGTTCACCGGTGGTCCCGCCCCGCATTGCATGGAAGAGGCCGACATTAACGGCGACGGGCAGCATGACATCGCCGATCTCGTCTTTTTGGTCGACTACATGTTCAGCGGCGGCCCCGATCCGGCCGGATGCGGCAAGAGCGGATCACTCTGTGCCCCATCGGAGGCCGACCCCGGCGTCACCCTGTTGTTCGACTATGCGGATGGCTACACGACTATCAGCCTGGATGCAGATATCGCTATCCGTGGATTGCAACTGGAGCTGGTCGGAGACGGTGATGGTGTCGTGCGCAAGTTAGGCGGTGATCAAATCGACATGGTGTCGGGAAGTGACGGGCGCGTCGTGAAGATAGGTATCCTTGATCTCGACGGACCTATGACCCTTGAAGCCGGTAGCTGTGAGATAGCGAGTCTCAAAGGACGCTACACCGTGACCGAGGCGTTGGCGGTCGACAAGAGCATCCGGAAAGTGCTGCCGACCGTCCTTGCTTCAGCGAACGGTCCAAGTCTGCCGAGCCACTTCGTCCTGCACCAGAACTACCCCAATCCGTTCAATCCGACAACGGAGATCGGCTTCGCTCTTCCCCGTGCTTGTCACGTATCGCTGAATATCTACAATGTCCTGGGACAGCGGGTGACGACATTGTTGAACGAGCGGCTCGAAGCCGGCCACCACTTTCAGGAATGGCATGCCAACGGAGCAGCCAGCGGCGTGTACTTCTATCGCATACGTGCCGAAGACTTCGTTCAGACCAAAAAGATGATGCTCCTGAAGTAATAGTTTTCGAACATGAGCTTCATCGTGGGGCGGGTCGTCGTGACCCGTCCCATGTTTGTTTTGGGTGGTGTTGGGTGACCCTGCCTCTGGTTCTGCCGTCTTTCATTGGCGGAACCGCTAATCCGCCGCGGCGGACGCCCTACCGTCCGCATCGTCTCTCTACTGCATCATTAGCACAGCCCTGAAGAGCACAGAACAAACCGAAAGCAATCCCATCGATAGGACCGAATAAAGATAGCCGCGATTGCGCGATACGTCGTAGATGATCGACAGGCCGATGCCGATAGCAACAATCTCCCAGATGAGGAACAGGTCAATCCGGGACAGGGCAAGGGGAAGAAGGCGGCTCTCGCCAAGGTACGGCGCCAACACGGCGAGTGATAATGACACCGACGTGGTTTGCTTAATGAGCATCAACGGCGCCAGAACAATCTTGCCGACTGCATAGATTACCTCGCCGTAGAGCATAACCGAAAGCACTTGTTTGAATCGGGCCGCGCCGGGGTAGACAAGGTTTCCCCAGAGCATGCACAAGCCTGCCGCAATCAGCGGGACCAGGAACAAAACCACGTTGTCATTGACCAGAACCTGGCGTTTCATGGAACGCGCTTCTTCCGGCGTAAACTCCATTCGACCCTGCGTCTGCTCCTGCGTTCTTTCCATCAGCGTCTCAAAACTGATGTCAATCGTAACCAGCGAAAAGGTGATGAGGAGAACAGCGAACGCTATGAACGGCGCAAGGAGGCTCGGGCGTTCTTTTGACTTTTCGAAGAACGCCGTCGGACTGTAGAACACCTCCGCCAACCCCCGGAAGGAAAGGGTACGGTCTGTGACGGGGCGGTAATCTGTGTTGACAGTAACCGATCTATCCATAAAAGCTCTCTCGCATTATATATCCTCGAATCTCAATGATAGAATCTTCGCACAAAATACTTTTCGGACCGTCGATGCGGGCTCTTCAATGCGGTCGCTGGAGCACGTCGACTTACTCCAGCGACAAACAGTTACTCCTACCTCGATCAATAGGCTGAAGTGATGTAGCAGCTCTCATACGAACACTGGCAGTCAGTATCCGAAACTAAACAGCACGTGTAAGAAAGCCCGGCGAACAGGTAGGTTGATCTGCAAGCGTAGTGTATTTCTATAGCCTGCGTTTGTGGCGCTATGAATCCGACGGCAAAAGCCGCCAGAAGAACACTACACAACAGTATGGTCGTGACTTTCCGCATGTTACTCACCTCCTTTCAACAGTCAAGCGGTTGCTGGTTTCACAGAAGTAGGCTTCTGCCTGATCCTTCTATGACTCTTCCCCGGGGTTGATTGCAGTAACTACTTCGAATGGATCAAATCCCTCGTGGAACCCATGCTGCATGAATTCGATGACGCCGTTTGCGCTCAGGCCGACCAGGCTCGGGAATCGGCTGATCTCATAGTTGGAATGGAAGCTGAGATCGGTGTCGCAATAGAGCGCGAACGGGATATCCGACTCTTCGCTGTAGGCGCGTGCCTGTTTCACTTCAGCCACACAGATACCCACCAGCTGCAAATCCGCCGAGAGTGTGTCGGTGTACGTTTTCCATTGATCGATAGCTTGCGTGCATGGCGCGCAGTCAACTATCATGAACATCACAACCGTACTCTTCTTCCCAATGAATTGATGGGTGCTGACCCGGTTACCCTCCAGGTCGAATAGCTCCACATCCGGGAACATCTCTCCCGCTTTCAGCAGACCTACTTCGTGAGGATTACCGGGACCCGACCCTTTCACCGCCGCGGACCCAAGTCGCCATCCGACATACTCATTCCCTGCGACCAAGCCGACAAAGGCTGCGGCAATGATCCCCAATCCTACGAGAATGGCGAATTTCTTTTTTGTTCGTGTGGATTTGTCGCTCATACGCACCTCCGGCTCCCGACATGAATTGGATTCATGGCATACCTATCCGCCTACATGAAGCAATGATTTTCATTGCTCATGACTCCGTTAAATGCAAGCCTGTGCGCTCTGTGTTGTCGGTCAGATCAGTTGGTATTCCTCAGAGGAAAGAGACTATCCCACCCGTGCGTGAGACAGAAAACCAACAGGTGTCAGTTGCCCATGATTGTTTGTTGTCCGACACCTCTTTCCCTGAGCCACGTTACACAATCGAGATGGGTTTGTCAACAGATATTTTCGGCCACGGTGGTGTTGGGCGATCCTGCTCTACTCCGAACAAGTGCGGCGGGTCACACAGATTCGCTTACACAAATTCGCAAGACCCGCCGCAACGACTTGGCCAGTCGGCCGACAGCACATGCAAATGTCTTTCTTCTGCATTGGATTGAAATCACAAAAAGAGTATCTTCCTGTAATGAATCGGCTAAAGCTCCGACCACATGTGGAGCGTCTAAACTTCGTAAACAGGAGAACCCGAACATGATGCATAACAAAAGATACGTCGGGCCGATCTTAGGGTCACTCTGCCTTGTCTGTTTGATCGTTGGGACACTGGTCCCCACCGGCTCGATTCGTTCAGCCAACGACGACCCAACTAAAGTAGATGACCTCGCGTTCATCGCCGGCCAGTGGCGGGGGGAAGCGTTTGGTGGCATCTGCGAGGAAGTATGGAACGCACCTTCGGGCAACAGCATGATGGGGATGTTCAAACTCATCCAGCAGGACCGGATCGTCTTTTACGAGTTGATGATTATCGCCGAAGACTCAGCAGGCATCGCCCTCAAACTCAAACACTTTAATGCCGATCTGACCGGTTGGGAAACGAAAGATGATATGGTGACGTTTCCATTCGTGAAGATGCAAAACAACAAGGCCATCTTTGAAGGTATCTCCTTTCATCGCAAGACGACCGACACTCTGCTGGTGACCTTGACCACGGAACACGACGGTAAGATCGACACGACCCGGTTCGTCTATCTTCAGGTCAAAGAGTAATCCAAACGGACTTGCCGGCAAGAAGCGATCAAGTGAAGCGCCTCGTTAGGAATCAAGAAAGGTGGGGCCATCGAACTTTGGTGATGTAAGCTTGTCAACATCATCGTCCGAGGCGATGGTCCAGGCCAGGTCGAACGGGGGAACTTTTTCAAGCATCTGCACAACATCTTGCGCCAGGTCTCGAACTTTGGTCTGAAACTCGAAGTATTTCTTGGTCTCTCGAAAGGCTTTAGTTGAGTAGGCGTAATCGGACATATCCGTATACTGGAAGTTCGTGAACTCAGGCGGTAGCACTTTTCTACCGCTGAGAACTATGGGTATTATCAGGTTAGCGCCGGTGATTTTGGTACGTTGGACAAAGGTAAGCCACTCACGCATTGCCCATTGGCTGTGAAAGTATCGCGCTGAAGCTACGACAAGCAGAAGTTTCGACCTGGCAAGGGCGGTACCAAGGCGAGCCGGTAAGGAGTCCCCTATTTGGATCTCCCCAACGTCGAAAAACACTTTCAGCGGCTTCCCCGTCGCTTCTTCAACCCACTGAGACAGTAGCCGCACAAAATCACGCATCCACTCGGCAAGCATCGGACCCTGAGCATAGCTGACGAATATGTCGTACTCATATTCGCCCGATGGAACGCTGGACACCTGACTGGTAATAGACTTGGTAAGCCTGGTTGCCCGTTCTGCTTCGGCTCTGGCCTCTTCCCCCAGCCACTTTTCAATATCGGAGAAGTCACCGGCCAGAAGCTCGGCGACTCGATTGTACACAAACCCCATGCTCTCAGGATCGCTCATTCCGTGCTCCACCACCGCAAGCTTCTCGCCGAATCCGAAATAGTCGATTTGAGGTATCTTTATCCGTTCGAGGACCGAGCGCGGACTGGCCCAGCTGGGAAGCCAATCGCTATAGAACTCAGAAAGCGCTTCTTCGAATCGATCAATCCAGTCCTGAGATTCTTCAAACTCTGATCGCACGCTGAACCTTGAAGGCAGTGGAAAGATCGTTAGGGGCATCCGATCATAAGCCAGGGCCTGTCTGGCCCGTTGGGCGAATCGGATTACATCACGGACACCATACAGACTTTGATAGTTTGCCGTAAACATGGGGACAACGATATCGGGAAGCTGAATAGTGCAAATCCCCCCCGCGTCGGTCAGTCCTGTTCGACTGTCGATCAGGACTATGTCAAAGTGCTCTCTCCATTTGTGCCTGAGGTTCTCGATAAAATCCCCACCCCCCTGTTCGGCGAAGAATGCACTCCAGTTGAACCTGTTCAGTTCTTTAGCATATTGAGTATTACCTTCGCGACCACTCTGGAGCAAGGCAAAAGCCACGTCACTTTCATGATCTATCACCTTCCACAAGTAGTCTTGGTAGTCAGGCGTTTCACCATCGGCCGCAGCCAGAATCAGCGGCAGCAAGCCGGCCCCACCGGTCTCCATCTTCATTGAAGCAAAGTACCGTTCCAAGCCGGGGGCTTCCAGGTCCCAGTCGACCACAAGCACACGGAGGCCACGACGTGCGAGTAAGAGGGCGATGTTGGCCAGCGCCATGCTACGACCGACTCCGCCCTTATACGAGTAGAAAGTTACAATACTGCTCATCTTAGGCGAGTCCCGGAACAGCGGTTTGGGTTGGTTTTTGCTCGTTGTAATAGACCCGGTAGAACTCGGCCGCGGCTGTCTTCGGCCATTGCGGTTGCCACTGGGGCGCAGCCTCTATTGCTTTGGCGATGGCTGGCGCTTGCTGGTTTAAGATTTCATCCAACTCCTCAGCTCTGGGACTGTCTTTGGCCATACGGACGTTAAAACACTCTCGAAGCTCGAAGTATTGGATTCGACTGATCTCGGCTGGAAACTCGTCGCCGTCGTGTATGATTCCCGGTATCACCAGCCCTCTCGGATTGTCGGGCTTTCTGCGAGAAGTTTCTTCTTCTCTTGCGAGCATGATTGACAGCTCCTCCATGCACCATTTACTATTGAAGTAGGTCTTCGACCAAAGAGGAATCAGGACTCTCGATGTGGCCAGTTTGGTGGCCAGTTCAAGCGGCCAGTCGGTTCCGGCTTCGATTTGATCATCAATAAAGATAACCGGGTCCCTGCCGAGTTCGAGACTCACGCGAAGGGTGAGTAGCGGCTGTAGGTGTTGGTGAATCCAGCGAAGCGTCTCCGGATTCCGACGATAGCTAAGAAAGATGTCGTATTGATAAGCCATGGTTCGGTTTATATCCTTTTACATGCAGTTGTCAAACGAGTAGCTCTATTTGCCGCTGGCGCTTTTTCCAACCAGCACCCGGAGGTTGTTTTCTTGCCTACGAAATATAGTGCGATGCAACACATTTTCACAACAACTTATCCCTCCTATAAGTCAAGGCCACAGAGATTCAAGCGAACGAGCGGTCGGAAGTGATCCAGACCAAGATGCCTCCCACACCAAAAAAACAGCCACTCTTTGCAGAGTGGCTGTCTTGTATGTCGTCAGTAAATACCGTGTCGGTCGCTACTTAATAGGTCGGGCAGGCGACCGGCGCAGGTCCGTCGTTGAACATGTAGTCAACCAGGTAGACCAGGTCCGGAATAGCCAGACCGAAGTCACCAAACGGCGCTTCAAGTTCAGCTTCATCCCAGCATAGCGGCGCGGGACCGTCGTTGAACATATAATCGACCATGTAAACCAGATCGTCAATGGCAATCAAGTCACCGATACCGTCATCGATGTTGCCGCGCATGGCGCCGATACAGCAGCAGGCGTCGCCAACACCGTCAGCGTTGTAATCTTCCTGACCGGGGTTGTCCACACCGGGACAGTTGTCACAACCATCCGGTACATTGTCGGCATCAGCATCGGCCAGATCGTCAAATCCGGGGCACTGATCGCAGGGATCACCGACTCCGTCATCGTCGGCATCTTCCTGGCCGGGGTTCTCATCGGTCGGGCAATTGTCACAGGCATCGCCTACAGTGTCACCGTCGAGGTCTTCCTGACCGGGGTTCGGCGTGTCGACACAGTTGTCGCTCTCATCCGGGACACCGTCATCGTCGACATCGGCCGGCGCGGCCAGAACCGCCCAGTTGATAAATATCTGGCTGTCCGGATCGGGATAAGTCTGGTATTCCCAGACCACTTTTCTGCCGCCGTCGGCCAGATCCTGACAGCGAGGGGCGCTAACTACATAGTATTCGGCCGGGTACTTCCCACCGACGCCCGGGCCGGCGATAGCCGAATCCAGACCCCAGCTGGCGCCGGCATCTTCGGTCAGTTTGCTGAACAGTGTATCGTCGCGCACAAAAGTAAGCATATATGTCTGACCGGTCACATGAGCGAGTTCCGGATAGGTTTCATCGGCATCGGTTGCGACCACTGTCGACGTAACCAGGTTGCCGATTCCACTGTCGGCGGCACTCCAGAGAATGATGTCACGGTCGGATGTCGCCTTGGCGGTGGTGGTGTAGTATTCGGTCGCGATCAGCACATGTCCGTCGTGGACGGCCACGGCCGGATTCTGAACGTGCTCGCCGATCTCACCCACGGTATAGGAGAAACCGCCCGAGATCAAAGTGTCGTCCCAATCCGCCATCCAATCCATGCGAATAAACAATCCCCACGTCGTATCTACCGGGTCGAAACGATCGTACACCGAATAAGTACGCAAGGTAACAGCGTCCACATCACAAGCGGTCGCGTTACAGCCGTCGAGGTCGTTGTACCAACTGATCGTCGCGAAACTTGTGTCGGTCTTGTAATGCACGAACGGTCCGTCAACGATGGGCGGCGAGGTGTAGGTTGTGCTGTTGATATGGGAGATGATGCCGAAGTTCCAGGTGCGGTCGCCATCCTGGGCGGCGATATCGGAAGCTTTCATGTTGTTCCAGCCATACGAATCCCAGTTCCAATAGACCTGAGAGTAGCCGGTGGCCGGATCGGCGGCATTTGAGATTTCCACCAGTTGCACGTTTCCGGAACCGAGTGTAATCTCCGTTCCAAAGAAAGCGGTGTCGCCACCATAATAGTCTACCGACGGGAAATCACGCAGCCCGCTCCAATAGACCGCGCTGCTCCAAAAGGCGCCGTCATCGGCTGAACCCTGCCAGTAAACATGATCGCCATCTTCAGCCATTTCACGGAAAGCCAGCACCAGGTCGCCCGAGCCGTTGTCGGCCAGGGCCGGGTGAACATCCTGGGTGATTACCGGCTGACGAACTTCGGCTGCGACAATGTAGTCACCGAACTGACCGTTGTAACCGTCAATGACAATATAGTGCGTGGCACCTGCTAACAACGGCACGTTAAAGAGGGCCGATCTGGGATTGGTGCATGCGATATCGAACTGGTTACAAGCCACTAGCGTGTCTGTGTTGGTCCGATAGATATACATTTTGGTCATGTAGCTGGACTCACAGAGGTTGATATCCATCACCTCGTTGATTACCGGAACATAGGAGTATACGACATCCGGTGAACTTGAGGTTTGGGTGCAGGCTTCGTCGTAGTCATTGGCGTAACCATCGGTTTTACCGGTGTCGGCAAACGGCATGGCCGGGATCGGTGTGGCGGTGGCGATATCTTCACCGCCTTGGCGCAAGCTGGTGTATGTTTCGCCGTTGGGTTCTATCTCGGAAGACAGATCGTCGAAGACCACATCCCCTCTGATGTTCAGCTTCTGCAGCCCGGTGGCTTTCTCGCCCTGAACCGGCCGCGGCACGAACTGCCCGGCTGAGGCACCGGCCACCATGACCAGCACGGCTAGAACAGCCAGCAAGAGCGCTGTGCGATTGATTGTCATTTTTACTCTCCAAGTTATCCAGTTATACAATTGCTGTTATCTCCGATATATCACGTGAGGGTACTATTAGGCGGCGAGACCAGGCGTTAGCCTCTCATGTCATCCGGTCCTCCTTGTTGTCAGTCTGCGGCCTTCGTAAGTACTTGAAGGTACGTTTCAATATACAAATATCTCTCTTTTTGTCAATATCTAAGGTCCGGCGGCGGTATAGGTGAGGTATCTGTCTCTATAGGCTCAAGTGGGTCGCCCACTGACGACCTCCCAGATCAGCCCATACTGTTGTTACTACGATAGACGAGCCACAACTGTTTCATGTTTAACGGCTTGGGGGGGCGTAGATACTGGGCTGCCATCACCAGAGCAAACACAATAAGGCCGCCCTTGGGGATTCTTCAGTCCCGGATCATCCGGAGAATCGAATTATGTCTTGCAACTCGGGTAGGGCCAACCTATACTTACTGCACCAGGTTTCAAGAAAACAACGGGTAGCTGCGATGAAAGGTCTTGTGTCCGAATGGATGAGCAACTAACTCACTCGCAACGATCTGCACTCCTGACAGTTTATGAAAACGTCCGTGGTGCACGTGCAATTCTGTTCACTATTAGCATAATCTGTGGATTCCTGTTCATCCTCATATTCGAGCAGGTCTTTGGATGGCAACCACTGAGACCCTCGGCTTCCCAGGAGATTTTTGCCCAGCAATTGGCTACAATCGCCAAAGGTGACATGTCGAGGGACAGAGCAACAAATCCAAACCCTTTGTGTGAGGCTCTTACAAGTCTGGCCCTTAACCACTGCGGCGAAATCCTCGATCGTGACAGCATAACTGTTAAAAAGCTAGTGGACAAAGACTCCATAGGGTATGCTCTGGATAATCGTCTTGACGCTTTGGCTACATGGCAAAGCGAGTGGTATCTTCGTAGTTTTGTGGAAGAGTTGAATCTCATTGACTCAATGGATATCAAGCTGGACTCTCTGAACGGATACGCTACATCACTTAAGAAACTGGAAACGCTCCGACTGCCTCACCGAATCGCCTTTGCATTACAGGAAGTACGTGACCGATATCGGGTGAACGAGGAAACAAGAGGTCGGCGCGTGGGACGCCGAAAGTATCAACTACCGCTTATAGGGGCCAGCCTGCAAATAGAGGATGTGTTTGGCCCAGTGTCGATAATCCTGGCCTTCATGGTGATCTGGCTCAAGGGTGCGTTCTCCAAAGCAGGTGAGTCTATACTGATTTGCAGACAATTCTTCCCGGACCGTTCCAAACTTGCCCCGCTCGTAGCGAATGCGTTCTTCTTCCTGGAGTGGAGACCTCTCGGAAAGAATGTCCAAGGTAACCTTAGGTTTCATCAACGTATAATTGTCTTCCTTCTTGCCCCATACTTGGTGATTGCTTGTGGTATTATTGCTTACATATTGGATAATGTCTTTCTGGACTATCAGCAACACTGTTCGACGGAGACATTTGATAGTTCACCAATTAGAATTCTGGTAGGATGGATTATCCCTGTAATGCTATTCGCGGCTTCCATGTGTGCAGTTTCCGCATGGCAA contains these protein-coding regions:
- a CDS encoding DUF6265 family protein; this encodes MMHNKRYVGPILGSLCLVCLIVGTLVPTGSIRSANDDPTKVDDLAFIAGQWRGEAFGGICEEVWNAPSGNSMMGMFKLIQQDRIVFYELMIIAEDSAGIALKLKHFNADLTGWETKDDMVTFPFVKMQNNKAIFEGISFHRKTTDTLLVTLTTEHDGKIDTTRFVYLQVKE
- a CDS encoding YIP1 family protein, which gives rise to MDRSVTVNTDYRPVTDRTLSFRGLAEVFYSPTAFFEKSKERPSLLAPFIAFAVLLITFSLVTIDISFETLMERTQEQTQGRMEFTPEEARSMKRQVLVNDNVVLFLVPLIAAGLCMLWGNLVYPGAARFKQVLSVMLYGEVIYAVGKIVLAPLMLIKQTTSVSLSLAVLAPYLGESRLLPLALSRIDLFLIWEIVAIGIGLSIIYDVSRNRGYLYSVLSMGLLSVCSVLFRAVLMMQ
- a CDS encoding redoxin domain-containing protein — encoded protein: MSDKSTRTKKKFAILVGLGIIAAAFVGLVAGNEYVGWRLGSAAVKGSGPGNPHEVGLLKAGEMFPDVELFDLEGNRVSTHQFIGKKSTVVMFMIVDCAPCTQAIDQWKTYTDTLSADLQLVGICVAEVKQARAYSEESDIPFALYCDTDLSFHSNYEISRFPSLVGLSANGVIEFMQHGFHEGFDPFEVVTAINPGEES
- a CDS encoding T9SS type A sorting domain-containing protein translates to MRHSYIFTIVLAAVAVVGIAAAFQAPHPEETPAHEAQGRGLPVSGGVVQHQPRMRPFSADPVVGGITIGGLFGNAPLCFVENRGQLHQDVSYCLEGTDKTAYFTPYGVTFALTAAKEQAGYNQRWVVKQDYVGAEPSRPTGQEPTGANISYFKGQPEDWMIDLTSFRKLIHRDLWPGIDLVYTGLTNRLKYDFVVKPGADPNLIRLVYRGATGVTIDKAGQLVVSTPLGSIVDGTPFAYQQIEGQLVEVPSCYNPIRNSTENGFEYGFSLGRYDPTQPLIIDPEIRMNRRGASDRSAASGGNYAKSGLGDVEVRLNGGDDVAYIGDTNIVEFWIMNDAVLTAMSLGLEFSIGRTYQFDPNHGGASKYVQEKGDAVGAWDSGLLEVVSIDNLSSDSIGIGGVVFVPGSGLPVHMPQALCYTMAVYIDPGQDELVNGFCVDNIFMQPSVPWSFNDDAGSYAPDFQGHPNSSENDPDAPEVCFDIVHGQQEIWWKEPNGIYMPDFDQNQSGWQNFCGPTAAADCLWWFHLLHPEWNLVPAGVTAPDFVEQLAELMSTNVAPSSGTHVDSMQSGIRKWLYLQNCHGELAESTYYMPTYEFCRDELMDCHDVILLLGFWEVQQIIPDMPQQGCFEIHWERIGGHFTTMAGVDEIGYMAGLSDPDKDAAETSLIFPPSRVLGPNHNHPTGHNDGISVSHDVYDVSTLGISPGGLWEMPDYYYITKGTSIDKYGPGTNPNPQAKSRQVTIWCDDLPPWVYPTAKVTEVEAAVVVYPRPPVRDTVTCEPQSGPDSTHPSTYFYDVTPGEFGRCDFHVRVYDSIESNYSNWVQPNGWQHALHKVGSAWWVSWYNPPCDNAIFSKFRFQFDNDNEAVWGDWTTTIDGSIDPYAQLIDSAGNHSSESNGYGYRVHVPKMTPLVDSAISLDTVIGSYDGDLVAGEDLKFVMRLTYNPGSNLNGINNGFRVYSPDGATWQPIVGDTINLGWSGIFDLGPFINYNSANGSGADTVGFNAAAILQGMTAPFDNQVWWIQTKVSDADSGKHLCVDSSFYNPGGNWVWAVQSGTFIFPSWDGPHCFQITGSQTQPDGGDLAYCGYVGGSSGDLGHAVAVDAEGCAYITGGTLSSSSQGFPVKVGPDPTYNYYGDVFVAKVSPEGDSLIYCGYIGGEWSDAGCGIAVDAEGCAYVTGYTESQYGFPTIVGPDYGLSGTRDAFAAKLNASGTSLVYCGYIGGWGEGLGEVGYDEGRAIAVDVEGCAYISGFTNSDQNYWSQLAVGPDLTYNGGEYDAFVTKVAADGSGLIFCGYVGGSGDDYGYGIAVDDGQYPYVTGYTNSTESTFPTHIGPDLTHNGTNDAFVTKVDYMGTGFVYSGFIGGSNQDYGHGITVDLQGAAYVAGDAFSTEVSFPVEVGPDLTQNGSNDAFIAKVMVNGTGLTYCGYIGGEDFESGYGVAIDATGNAYVTGKTWSTQASFPVIQGPDLTFNGASDGYVAKVNAAGTALDYCGYIGGAADEQGNGVAVDQIGNAYIAGSINSDEASFPVEIGPDLTHNGGGSDAFVAKVSVSVSCCMPPLRGNIDYDPGDLIDISDLVYLVDYMFTGGPAPHCMEEADINGDGQHDIADLVFLVDYMFSGGPDPAGCGKSGSLCAPSEADPGVTLLFDYADGYTTISLDADIAIRGLQLELVGDGDGVVRKLGGDQIDMVSGSDGRVVKIGILDLDGPMTLEAGSCEIASLKGRYTVTEALAVDKSIRKVLPTVLASANGPSLPSHFVLHQNYPNPFNPTTEIGFALPRACHVSLNIYNVLGQRVTTLLNERLEAGHHFQEWHANGAASGVYFYRIRAEDFVQTKKMMLLK